The Nitriliruptor alkaliphilus DSM 45188 genome includes a region encoding these proteins:
- a CDS encoding ABC transporter permease, translating into MGEQRLSRRRQLLLLALPALFLTAFFVRPVSAIVLRGLAPEGSFDLAAVAGVLTDPAVGRVAWFTLWQAAASTALTLVLGLPGAYALSRMAFRGRRTVSALVLVPFVLPTVVVGSAFLALLGPRSPLNGMMTAVLGDAAPTLDLRRTVVAILIAHAFFNYAVVVRTVGGAWANLDPRLEDAARSLGASRLRAVREVALPLLRPAIAASAAIVFLFTFTSFGVILLLGGPGLATIEVEIHRATVQLLNLPLASVLALLQLAAVTAALVVYGRLQRRPIARTPRPSEEVLRRPASRGERWFLRGNLAVIAVLLVTPPAVLIERAFAVGDGYGLGHFTGLATQTRGTVLAVAPLTAVRNSLLFAVAAALIAVAVGTCTAIAVTGRRGRLTRLVDRGLMLPLGTSAVTVGFGFLISLDRPPLDLRGSPLLVPIAQALIATPFVVRSLVPAIEAIDGRLRDAAATLGAPPRRIWREIDLPIVARTALVATGFAFAIAVGEFGATVFVARAEMPTVPVAIFRALGRPGAANFGQAMALSTILLAVTATALLIIDRVRVGEVGRF; encoded by the coding sequence ATGGGTGAGCAGCGCCTGTCGCGTCGCCGGCAGCTGCTGCTGCTGGCGCTGCCGGCGCTGTTCCTCACCGCGTTCTTCGTCCGACCGGTCAGCGCGATCGTCCTGCGCGGGTTGGCGCCGGAGGGCAGCTTCGACCTCGCGGCCGTGGCGGGGGTCCTCACCGACCCCGCCGTCGGCCGGGTCGCCTGGTTCACCCTCTGGCAGGCCGCCGCCTCGACCGCGTTGACCCTGGTGCTCGGGCTGCCCGGCGCCTACGCGCTGTCGCGGATGGCGTTCCGAGGGCGACGGACGGTGTCGGCCCTCGTGCTGGTCCCGTTCGTGCTGCCGACGGTGGTCGTCGGCAGCGCCTTCCTGGCGCTGCTCGGGCCGCGGTCGCCGTTGAACGGGATGATGACGGCGGTGCTGGGCGACGCCGCGCCGACGCTCGATCTGCGCCGCACGGTGGTCGCCATCCTGATCGCCCACGCCTTCTTCAACTACGCCGTTGTGGTCCGCACCGTCGGTGGCGCCTGGGCCAACCTCGACCCCCGCCTCGAGGACGCGGCACGCAGCCTCGGGGCCTCGCGGCTGCGTGCCGTCCGTGAGGTCGCGCTCCCCCTGCTCCGGCCAGCCATCGCGGCCTCGGCCGCGATCGTGTTCCTGTTCACCTTCACCTCGTTCGGGGTCATCCTCCTGCTCGGCGGGCCCGGCCTCGCCACCATCGAGGTCGAGATCCACCGTGCCACGGTCCAGCTGCTGAACCTGCCGCTGGCCAGCGTGCTCGCCCTCCTCCAACTCGCTGCCGTCACCGCCGCGCTGGTGGTCTACGGGCGCCTGCAACGCCGCCCGATCGCCCGCACGCCCCGGCCGTCCGAGGAGGTGCTCCGACGGCCCGCCAGCCGCGGTGAACGCTGGTTCCTGCGGGGCAACCTCGCGGTCATCGCCGTGCTGCTGGTGACGCCGCCGGCCGTGCTGATCGAGCGGGCGTTCGCGGTCGGGGACGGCTACGGGCTCGGCCACTTCACCGGGCTCGCGACCCAGACCCGGGGCACGGTCCTGGCCGTCGCCCCGCTCACGGCGGTCCGCAACTCGTTGCTGTTCGCGGTGGCGGCGGCGCTCATCGCGGTGGCCGTCGGCACCTGCACCGCCATCGCCGTGACGGGCCGACGGGGCCGGCTGACCCGGCTCGTGGACCGGGGGCTGATGCTCCCGCTCGGGACGTCGGCGGTCACCGTCGGGTTCGGCTTCCTGATCAGTCTGGATCGGCCGCCCCTCGACCTGCGCGGCAGCCCGCTCCTGGTGCCGATCGCGCAGGCGCTGATCGCCACGCCCTTCGTGGTGCGCAGCCTGGTGCCCGCCATCGAGGCGATCGACGGGCGGCTCCGGGACGCCGCCGCGACCCTGGGCGCGCCACCTCGACGCATCTGGCGCGAGATCGACCTGCCGATCGTGGCCCGCACCGCCCTGGTCGCCACCGGTTTCGCGTTCGCCATCGCGGTCGGCGAGTTCGGCGCGACCGTCTTCGTCGCCCGGGCCGAGATGCCGACCGTCCCGGTCGCGATCTTCCGCGCCCTCGGCCGTCCGGGTGCGGCCAACTTCGGACAGGCGATGGCCCTGTCGACCATCCTCCTCGCGGTGACCGCCACCGCCCTGCTGATCATCGACCGCGTCCGGGTCGGCGAGGTCGGACGCTTCTGA
- a CDS encoding thiamine ABC transporter substrate-binding protein, protein MTPYRTHHRTDHRLRPRARRVVSLLATVSLLAACGVDPDEDAPADDPPVVEDGEVDADDPEATAEPVTIRLLTHDSFDVSDEVLAGFTEDTGIDVELVPSGDAGEALNQAILTRDNPQGDLLFGVDTTFLSRALDEDIFLPYASPELDRVPAEFLPGDDRVTPVDAGDVCLNYDVAYFEEDTDLDVPASLDDLIDPAYAGLTVAMNPATSSPGLAFVLATVQEYGDEGWLPYWEALRDNDVLITDGWSTAYYDEFSGSGQGGDRPIVVSYASSPAAEVVFADPPTDTPPTGVVQASCVRQIEYVGILQGTEHEAEARQLVDFMLSREFQEDVPLTMFVYPVVEDAQLPDVFAEHAQLAEEPYAVDPLTIGGERETWIEEWTDTVLR, encoded by the coding sequence GTGACCCCGTACCGCACGCACCACCGCACCGATCACCGCCTGCGCCCCCGCGCGAGGCGTGTCGTCAGCCTCCTGGCGACCGTCAGCCTCCTCGCCGCCTGTGGGGTGGACCCCGACGAGGACGCCCCGGCCGACGACCCACCCGTGGTCGAGGACGGGGAGGTCGACGCCGACGATCCGGAGGCGACCGCCGAGCCGGTCACGATCCGGCTGCTGACCCACGATTCGTTCGACGTGTCCGACGAGGTCCTCGCTGGCTTCACCGAGGACACCGGCATCGACGTCGAGCTGGTGCCTTCGGGCGACGCCGGCGAGGCCCTCAACCAGGCGATCCTCACCCGGGACAACCCCCAGGGCGACCTGCTCTTCGGCGTCGACACCACGTTCCTGTCGCGCGCGCTCGACGAGGACATCTTCCTGCCGTACGCCTCCCCGGAGCTCGACCGTGTCCCGGCCGAGTTCCTGCCCGGCGACGACCGGGTCACCCCGGTCGACGCCGGCGACGTCTGCCTCAACTACGACGTGGCCTACTTCGAGGAGGACACCGACCTCGACGTCCCCGCGTCCCTCGACGACCTCATCGACCCGGCGTACGCGGGCCTCACCGTCGCGATGAACCCGGCGACCTCCTCCCCCGGCCTCGCGTTCGTGCTGGCGACCGTCCAGGAGTACGGCGACGAGGGGTGGTTGCCGTACTGGGAGGCACTCCGCGACAACGACGTCCTGATCACCGATGGCTGGTCCACCGCCTACTACGACGAGTTCTCGGGCAGCGGTCAGGGTGGTGACCGGCCGATCGTGGTGTCGTACGCGTCCTCGCCGGCCGCCGAGGTCGTCTTCGCCGACCCGCCGACCGACACCCCACCGACGGGTGTGGTCCAGGCCTCCTGCGTCCGCCAGATCGAGTACGTCGGGATCCTGCAGGGCACCGAGCACGAGGCCGAGGCCCGCCAGCTGGTCGACTTCATGCTCAGCCGCGAGTTCCAGGAGGACGTGCCGCTGACCATGTTCGTCTACCCGGTCGTCGAGGACGCGCAGCTGCCGGACGTCTTCGCCGAGCACGCCCAGCTCGCCGAGGAGCCGTACGCGGTCGATCCGCTGACCATCGGCGGTGAGCGCGAGACGTGGATCGAGGAGTGGACCGACACGGTCCTGCGTTGA
- a CDS encoding thiamine diphosphokinase codes for MTPPSPPSPRTPADAIVLADGDPVDAATVGQLPTRAVVIAADGGLRLAGPLGLRTDLVVGDFDSVDPDLLAAAEADGTVVERHPVAKDRTDLALALDAAVGAGVQRITVVGGAGGRADHLLANWLLLAADDYAGCQVRSWSAAARTDVLRPGRTAELAGPVGALISLLPAHGPAREVRTSGLVFPLDGEDLPPGTSRGVSNRFAAPHATVTLAAGVLLAVRPLTHTELPS; via the coding sequence GTGACCCCGCCGTCCCCGCCGTCGCCGCGGACACCGGCCGATGCCATCGTGCTCGCCGACGGCGACCCGGTCGACGCGGCGACCGTCGGGCAGCTACCGACCCGAGCCGTCGTCATCGCGGCCGACGGTGGGCTGCGCCTGGCCGGCCCGCTCGGGCTGCGCACCGACCTCGTGGTCGGCGACTTCGACTCGGTCGATCCGGACCTGCTGGCTGCCGCGGAGGCGGACGGCACGGTCGTCGAGCGTCACCCGGTCGCCAAGGACCGCACCGACCTCGCGCTCGCCCTGGACGCCGCCGTCGGCGCGGGCGTGCAGCGCATCACCGTCGTCGGCGGCGCCGGCGGACGCGCCGACCACCTGCTGGCCAACTGGCTCCTGCTCGCCGCCGACGACTACGCCGGTTGCCAGGTGCGTTCGTGGTCCGCGGCCGCGCGCACCGACGTGCTCCGGCCGGGACGCACCGCCGAGCTGGCCGGCCCCGTCGGGGCGCTCATCAGCCTGCTCCCCGCGCACGGGCCGGCGCGCGAGGTCCGCACCTCGGGTCTGGTCTTCCCCCTCGACGGCGAGGACCTGCCGCCCGGGACCTCCCGCGGCGTCAGCAACCGGTTCGCCGCACCACACGCCACCGTCACCCTGGCCGCGGGCGTCCTGCTCGCGGTCCGCCCCCTCACCCACACGGAGCTCCCGTCGTGA
- a CDS encoding ATP-binding protein, with amino-acid sequence MSDELLERAAQLELLRGATRDAIGGRGAVVLVAGEAGIGKSSLVRAWTADLGGEVAVLVGGCDDLLTSRTLGPFHDIARRVPGPLAAAVAEADTGGVCDALLTLFDNPLRATILVLEDVHWADEATLDVVRYVGRRLERLPALLVLTYREDDVGVDHPLTGVIGVLPSGSVRRVRLHPLSRGAVATLTADTRLDPAEVLANTGGNPFFVTEVLLGGTDGSDSGGTGVPDSVAGAVLARVRTLPEATREALGLLAVVPRPTPLSELRGLLGDPTVVAPAERRGLLTVQDAAIGFRHELARQAVLGSLPATTRVRHHGTVLDHLLETPHDRLAILHHALEAGRSDLIVAHGPAIANEAFRAGAQRQAVGHQRQVLRYAAALPPTEHAQLLEEHAWSLYNLHDFASAAVAADEAVTVRRQLGDEDDLVAALLVLARMRYMLNHPLDAARTLDEAEALLASCTREETTAEVAVQRMSLDHLTDRHDAVLDRARHDRELLERVGRPDLLVHAGQYVGASKVLRGDVQGGVGAMRAALRRGLDVGLLEPVARAYTNLVELLLTVRRFDEMDEVAEQAISFYDDHDFRAHRFNTVGQRARLALYRGRWDEAEEALRSQVAAVGHAGVLGAIALESLALLAVRRGREDAEQLLERAWGIAVDSGSAQYIVPVACAGIEQAWLEEDHDAARRFIDVSLAAAGDTLLSAWVRWRLPLVGEQADPTGAILDPERRSLSGDTEGAVLEWRRLGMPYEEALELARSRRPEDLLDALAILDRLGAGRAARIVRRQLRDLGLTHIPRGPRAATLSNPAGLTSRQLEVLHLVADGLTNPEIAERLVLSNRTVDHHVSAVLQKLGTSSRHEAAELGRELGMLG; translated from the coding sequence GTGTCCGACGAGCTTCTGGAGCGAGCTGCGCAGCTCGAGCTCCTGCGCGGCGCGACCCGCGACGCGATCGGGGGCCGCGGTGCTGTCGTGCTCGTGGCCGGTGAGGCGGGCATCGGCAAGTCCAGCCTCGTCCGGGCTTGGACCGCCGACCTGGGAGGTGAGGTCGCCGTCCTCGTCGGTGGCTGCGACGACCTGCTGACCAGCCGTACGCTCGGTCCGTTCCACGACATCGCTCGCCGCGTCCCGGGCCCGCTGGCCGCGGCCGTGGCCGAGGCCGACACCGGCGGCGTGTGCGACGCCCTGCTGACGCTGTTCGACAACCCGTTGCGGGCCACGATCCTCGTGCTCGAGGACGTGCACTGGGCCGACGAGGCGACACTGGATGTCGTCCGGTACGTGGGCCGCCGTCTCGAACGCCTGCCGGCCCTGCTGGTGCTCACCTACCGCGAGGACGACGTGGGCGTCGATCACCCGCTCACGGGGGTCATCGGCGTCCTGCCGAGCGGGAGCGTCCGTCGCGTCCGCCTCCACCCGTTGTCACGGGGTGCCGTCGCCACCCTGACCGCCGACACGAGGTTGGACCCGGCCGAGGTGCTGGCGAACACGGGGGGCAACCCCTTCTTCGTGACCGAGGTGCTCCTCGGCGGCACCGATGGGTCGGACAGCGGTGGGACCGGCGTCCCGGACAGCGTGGCGGGCGCGGTGCTGGCCCGCGTCCGCACGCTGCCCGAGGCGACCCGCGAGGCGCTCGGGCTGCTGGCGGTCGTGCCCCGCCCCACGCCGTTGAGCGAGCTCCGTGGCCTTTTGGGCGACCCGACGGTCGTCGCGCCCGCGGAGCGGCGCGGGCTGCTGACGGTCCAGGACGCCGCGATCGGCTTCCGTCACGAGCTCGCCCGGCAGGCCGTGCTCGGCTCGCTGCCGGCCACGACCCGGGTGCGCCACCACGGGACCGTGCTCGACCACCTCCTCGAGACACCTCACGACCGGCTGGCGATCCTCCACCACGCGCTGGAGGCCGGGCGCAGCGATCTGATCGTGGCGCACGGCCCGGCGATCGCGAACGAAGCCTTCCGTGCTGGCGCCCAGCGTCAGGCTGTCGGGCACCAACGACAGGTCCTGCGCTACGCCGCAGCGTTGCCGCCGACCGAGCACGCCCAGCTGCTCGAGGAGCACGCCTGGTCGCTGTACAACCTGCACGACTTCGCCTCCGCGGCCGTGGCCGCCGACGAGGCCGTCACGGTCCGGCGCCAACTCGGAGACGAGGACGACCTCGTCGCTGCACTGCTGGTCCTCGCGCGCATGCGCTACATGCTCAACCACCCCCTGGACGCCGCGCGCACCCTGGACGAGGCGGAAGCGCTGCTCGCGAGCTGCACGCGTGAGGAGACGACGGCCGAGGTCGCGGTCCAGCGCATGTCGCTCGACCACCTGACCGACCGTCACGACGCGGTCCTCGACCGCGCGCGGCACGATCGGGAGCTGCTCGAACGGGTCGGCCGCCCGGACCTGCTCGTCCACGCCGGCCAGTACGTCGGCGCCTCGAAGGTCCTGCGTGGTGACGTTCAGGGCGGCGTGGGCGCGATGCGTGCCGCCCTCCGTCGCGGCCTCGACGTCGGCCTGCTCGAGCCGGTGGCGCGGGCCTACACCAACCTCGTCGAGCTGCTGTTGACCGTCCGCCGCTTCGACGAGATGGACGAGGTCGCCGAGCAGGCGATCTCGTTCTACGACGACCACGATTTCCGCGCCCACCGCTTCAACACGGTGGGGCAGCGCGCACGCCTCGCGCTCTACCGTGGTCGCTGGGACGAGGCGGAGGAGGCGTTGCGTTCTCAGGTGGCGGCCGTGGGGCACGCCGGGGTACTGGGCGCCATCGCGTTGGAATCACTCGCGCTGCTCGCCGTCCGCCGCGGACGCGAGGACGCGGAGCAGCTGCTGGAGCGAGCGTGGGGCATCGCCGTCGACTCGGGGTCCGCGCAGTACATCGTCCCGGTCGCCTGCGCCGGCATCGAGCAGGCGTGGCTGGAGGAGGACCACGACGCGGCGCGACGCTTCATCGATGTGAGCCTCGCCGCCGCTGGCGACACCTTGTTGTCGGCCTGGGTCCGGTGGCGCCTGCCGCTGGTCGGGGAGCAGGCCGACCCGACGGGTGCCATCCTCGATCCGGAACGCCGATCGCTGTCCGGTGACACCGAGGGAGCGGTCCTCGAGTGGCGACGCCTCGGGATGCCCTACGAGGAGGCGCTCGAGCTGGCGCGGTCACGCCGCCCCGAGGACCTGCTGGACGCGCTCGCGATCCTGGACCGTCTCGGTGCCGGGCGGGCGGCGCGGATCGTCCGACGGCAGCTGCGCGACCTCGGGTTGACGCACATCCCCCGTGGGCCCCGGGCCGCGACCCTGAGCAACCCGGCCGGCCTCACGAGCCGCCAGCTCGAGGTGCTGCACCTGGTCGCTGACGGGCTGACGAACCCCGAGATCGCCGAGCGGCTGGTCCTCTCCAACCGCACCGTCGATCACCACGTGTCAGCGGTCCTGCAGAAACTCGGTACCAGCAGCCGCCACGAGGCGGCCGAACTGGGGCGGGAGCTCGGCATGCTCGGCTGA
- a CDS encoding OsmC family protein, giving the protein MSTATEPVARNGVDVPTLFATLDVVKGAPEAAKFQFRATNRWVSGTHSQTTISGFYGAGEERQHVKTFVHDADHPEVLVGGDHGTVPVEYLLVGLTSCLTAGIGNIASARGVDLYSVESTIEGDIDLNGIFGFDPGTRNGYQQVRVHFDIQGDAPAAVLEEIVEQSRQRSAVYDVMTNGIPVTVDVSAG; this is encoded by the coding sequence ATGAGCACCGCCACCGAACCCGTCGCCCGCAACGGCGTCGACGTCCCCACGCTGTTCGCCACCCTCGATGTCGTCAAGGGGGCACCCGAGGCGGCGAAGTTCCAGTTCCGCGCCACCAACCGGTGGGTGAGCGGGACCCACAGCCAGACCACCATCTCCGGGTTCTACGGAGCGGGTGAGGAACGCCAGCACGTCAAGACCTTCGTCCACGACGCCGACCACCCCGAGGTCCTCGTCGGGGGCGACCACGGCACCGTCCCGGTCGAGTACCTCCTCGTCGGGTTGACCTCCTGCCTGACGGCGGGCATCGGCAACATCGCCTCCGCACGCGGTGTCGACCTCTACTCGGTCGAGTCCACCATCGAGGGCGACATCGACCTCAACGGGATCTTCGGCTTCGACCCCGGGACCCGCAACGGCTACCAGCAGGTGCGGGTGCACTTCGACATCCAGGGGGACGCACCCGCCGCGGTCCTCGAGGAGATCGTGGAGCAGTCGCGCCAGCGCTCCGCGGTCTACGACGTGATGACCAACGGCATCCCCGTCACCGTCGACGTGAGCGCCGGCTGA
- a CDS encoding multicopper oxidase domain-containing protein produces MDELAEARTMGSIATAVLAAVALVLSAGALITSVARDSGGPATVAPAEAVAPTSVAVELSEFAIAPADITIPAGGTLEVVNVGNIPHDLAVVDEGIGTAMLNNGESESLSLAGLAPGTYTVHCTVAGHEAGGMKATLTITEGDAGTVAAAPMSDHSGHGSHGPDTDWAAYDQVMHDSIAEYPAATEGIGNQLLEPTILEDGTKRFELTAQIVEWEVEPGNFVEAWTYNGTVPGPVIRADIGDKVEVVVHNELPLGTDVHWHGVKIDNEFDGVAPLTQELIAPNESFTYRFTATESYVSMYHPHHHSQFKIPNGMWGAVLIGDVPLPEAGSVIGGRTLPDDMTISQEFPMVMNDAGTIGMSLNGKSFPATAPIVAKKGDNILMHYYNEGLQIHPMHLHGFPQLVVAKDGFPLDQPYWADTVNVAPGERYTVMFTAEEVGAWVFHCHILTHAETDDGMYGMVTAVIVEE; encoded by the coding sequence GTGGACGAACTCGCGGAAGCGCGCACGATGGGATCGATCGCGACGGCGGTGCTGGCCGCGGTCGCGCTGGTGCTCTCGGCCGGCGCACTGATCACGTCGGTCGCGCGCGACAGTGGAGGGCCGGCGACCGTCGCGCCCGCGGAGGCCGTGGCGCCGACCAGCGTCGCCGTCGAGCTCAGCGAGTTCGCCATCGCCCCGGCCGACATCACCATCCCTGCCGGCGGCACCCTCGAGGTGGTCAACGTGGGCAACATCCCCCACGACCTCGCGGTGGTCGACGAGGGGATCGGGACCGCCATGCTGAACAACGGCGAGTCCGAGAGCCTGAGCCTCGCCGGCCTCGCACCCGGCACCTACACCGTGCACTGCACCGTCGCGGGTCACGAGGCCGGCGGCATGAAGGCCACCCTCACGATCACCGAGGGCGATGCGGGCACGGTGGCCGCAGCCCCGATGAGCGACCACAGCGGTCACGGCAGCCACGGTCCCGACACCGACTGGGCCGCCTACGACCAGGTCATGCACGACAGCATCGCCGAGTACCCGGCCGCCACCGAGGGCATCGGCAACCAGCTGCTGGAGCCCACCATCCTCGAGGACGGCACCAAGCGCTTCGAGCTGACCGCCCAGATCGTCGAGTGGGAGGTCGAGCCGGGCAACTTCGTCGAGGCCTGGACCTACAACGGCACCGTCCCGGGTCCGGTCATCCGCGCCGACATCGGCGACAAGGTCGAGGTCGTGGTGCACAACGAGCTGCCGCTCGGTACCGACGTCCACTGGCACGGGGTGAAGATCGACAACGAGTTCGACGGCGTGGCTCCCCTCACCCAGGAGCTGATCGCCCCGAACGAGAGCTTCACCTACCGCTTCACCGCCACCGAGTCGTACGTGTCGATGTACCACCCCCACCACCACTCGCAGTTCAAGATCCCCAACGGCATGTGGGGTGCGGTCCTGATCGGCGACGTCCCGCTGCCCGAGGCCGGCTCCGTCATCGGTGGCCGGACGCTGCCCGACGACATGACCATCAGCCAGGAGTTCCCGATGGTCATGAACGACGCCGGGACGATCGGCATGAGCCTCAACGGCAAGTCCTTCCCGGCGACCGCACCCATCGTCGCCAAGAAGGGCGACAACATCCTGATGCACTACTACAACGAGGGCCTGCAGATCCACCCGATGCACCTGCACGGCTTCCCGCAGCTGGTGGTCGCCAAGGACGGGTTCCCGCTCGACCAGCCCTACTGGGCGGACACGGTCAACGTGGCCCCGGGTGAGCGCTACACCGTGATGTTCACGGCCGAGGAGGTCGGCGCCTGGGTGTTCCACTGCCACATCCTGACCCACGCCGAGACCGACGACGGCATGTACGGCATGGTCACCGCCGTCATCGTCGAGGAGTGA
- a CDS encoding response regulator: protein MSDTAPESSSAVRVFLVDDHEVVRRGLAELLGSDDAIEVVGEAGTAGMALAGIAKARPDVAVLDVRLPDGNGVEVCREVRARDPQVACLMLTSFGDDEALFDAIMAGAAGYLLKDVRGQDLVDAVKRVASGESLLDPSLTGRVLDRLRRGDEEDPRLASLSDQERRILEHIAEGMTNRQIAEQMHLAEKTVKNYVSNLLAKLGMQRRTEAAVFYTQIERGERGERGER, encoded by the coding sequence GTGAGCGACACCGCACCGGAGAGCAGCTCGGCCGTCCGCGTCTTCCTCGTCGACGACCACGAGGTCGTGCGACGCGGCCTCGCGGAACTGCTCGGCTCCGACGATGCCATCGAGGTCGTCGGCGAGGCCGGGACCGCTGGCATGGCGCTCGCCGGCATCGCCAAGGCGCGACCCGACGTCGCCGTGCTCGACGTCCGGCTGCCGGACGGCAACGGGGTCGAGGTCTGCCGTGAGGTCCGCGCCCGCGACCCCCAGGTCGCCTGTCTGATGCTGACCTCCTTCGGCGACGACGAGGCCCTCTTCGACGCGATCATGGCCGGTGCCGCCGGCTACCTGCTCAAGGACGTCCGTGGCCAGGACCTGGTCGACGCCGTCAAGCGGGTCGCGTCCGGCGAGTCGCTGCTGGACCCGTCCCTGACCGGCCGGGTCCTCGACCGGCTCCGTCGCGGCGACGAGGAGGACCCACGTCTGGCCTCCCTGTCCGACCAGGAGCGGCGGATCCTGGAGCACATCGCCGAAGGCATGACCAACCGCCAGATCGCCGAGCAGATGCACCTCGCCGAGAAGACGGTGAAGAACTACGTGTCCAACCTGCTCGCCAAGCTCGGGATGCAGCGCCGGACCGAGGCTGCCGTGTTCTACACCCAGATCGAGCGCGGCGAGCGCGGCGAGCGCGGCGAGCGCTGA
- a CDS encoding GAF domain-containing sensor histidine kinase — MREERVARLLDAVLAVTGDLQLESVLARVIESACAMVEARYGALGVLADDGQGLSEFVTTGIDDAAIERIGRLPEGRGILGVLIAHPEPLRLDDLKDHPASFGFPRNHPPMNSFLGAPIRVRDEVFGNLYLTEKVGGRGFTADDEQLVVGLAAVAGAAIANARLVGDLHRRDAWRSAVMEVTTSVLSGDAPDRAHERVSEAARTLIGGTGAAIVAAAGGSAQVIASVGDGPPIGPVPAETPVAEVLAEGVAVTVEESVLFPGCVSWVPLRERDEVVAALGVGSPQPIVASDAAQLALFAAQASLALAHGRVSSDLRRLERIEDRERIGRDLHDTVIQRLFATGLGLQALARRVEDRPEVAERLARAVDDVDATVKEIRSTIFALQAPPEVASVRGDILRVADEIASMLKNTPRVRFEGPIDTVVSAAVAEHLVPVVREALTNVARHADAERVEVHLAASASRLELLVRDDGVGGVEGRDGGFGLGNIRDRARSCGGGLDIGDGLEGRGTEVRWWVPL, encoded by the coding sequence GTGCGCGAGGAACGGGTAGCGAGGCTGCTGGACGCCGTGCTCGCGGTGACGGGTGACCTCCAGCTCGAGAGCGTCCTCGCGCGGGTGATCGAGTCCGCCTGCGCGATGGTCGAGGCCCGGTACGGGGCGCTCGGCGTGCTGGCGGACGACGGGCAGGGCTTGTCCGAGTTCGTGACCACGGGGATCGACGACGCCGCGATCGAGCGCATCGGCAGGCTGCCGGAGGGGCGCGGCATCCTCGGGGTCCTGATCGCCCATCCCGAGCCGCTGCGTCTGGACGACCTCAAGGACCACCCTGCATCGTTCGGTTTCCCCCGGAACCACCCGCCGATGAACTCGTTCCTCGGGGCGCCCATCCGGGTGCGTGACGAGGTCTTCGGCAACCTCTACCTCACCGAGAAGGTCGGTGGCAGGGGGTTCACGGCCGACGACGAGCAGCTGGTCGTCGGGCTCGCCGCCGTCGCGGGCGCCGCCATCGCCAACGCCCGGCTCGTCGGTGATCTCCACCGCCGCGACGCGTGGCGCAGCGCCGTGATGGAGGTCACCACCTCGGTGCTGTCGGGGGATGCACCGGATCGCGCCCACGAGCGCGTCAGCGAAGCGGCGCGGACGCTCATCGGCGGCACCGGCGCCGCCATCGTGGCGGCTGCGGGTGGTTCCGCGCAGGTCATCGCCTCGGTCGGCGATGGGCCCCCGATCGGACCCGTCCCCGCCGAGACCCCGGTCGCCGAGGTGCTGGCCGAAGGGGTGGCTGTCACGGTCGAGGAGTCGGTGCTCTTCCCGGGCTGCGTGTCGTGGGTCCCGCTCCGCGAGCGCGACGAGGTCGTGGCGGCGCTCGGCGTCGGCAGCCCGCAGCCGATCGTGGCGAGCGATGCCGCTCAGCTCGCGCTCTTCGCCGCCCAGGCGAGCCTCGCGCTCGCCCACGGCCGCGTGTCGTCGGACCTCCGCCGTCTCGAGCGGATCGAGGACCGCGAACGCATCGGACGCGACCTGCACGACACCGTCATCCAGCGCCTGTTCGCCACGGGCCTCGGGCTGCAGGCCCTGGCGCGTCGTGTCGAGGACCGCCCTGAGGTCGCCGAGCGCCTCGCCCGCGCCGTCGATGACGTCGATGCGACGGTCAAGGAGATCCGCTCGACCATCTTCGCGCTCCAGGCGCCACCCGAGGTGGCCAGCGTCCGTGGTGACATCCTGCGCGTCGCGGACGAGATCGCCTCGATGCTGAAGAACACCCCACGGGTGCGCTTCGAGGGACCGATCGACACCGTCGTGTCGGCAGCGGTGGCCGAGCACCTCGTCCCGGTGGTGCGTGAGGCGTTGACCAACGTCGCCAGGCACGCCGATGCCGAGCGCGTGGAGGTCCACCTCGCCGCCAGCGCGAGCAGGCTCGAACTGCTCGTGCGCGATGACGGCGTCGGTGGGGTCGAGGGGCGCGACGGCGGGTTCGGCCTCGGCAACATCCGTGACCGGGCGCGCAGCTGCGGCGGTGGCCTCGACATCGGCGACGGGCTGGAGGGTCGGGGCACCGAGGTGCGATGGTGGGTGCCATTGTGA